In Paracoccus jeotgali, the following are encoded in one genomic region:
- a CDS encoding tyrosine-type recombinase/integrase, with translation MKVRIKYVVEDTDRHGSVRVYLRKDGRKLRLHGPLGSPDFWREYHAALKAPPKKRGETKTVPGTIQKGTMRWLVAQYTASGMFKQLGAKTQKDRRATLERFCNNIPKGKTLPDGELPFDKLQPKHLRLRRDAMVATPEAANTMLKALKQVFKFAVLYEHLAANPAAGVEPLKSKGDGYHSWTLEEIEKFEKVHPIGTTARLALALALYTGQRRSDLVQFGKQHVRDGWLTFTQFKGRENRPVRLELPIIPELQRILDASPTGDLAFLATAYGKPFTAAGFGNRMREWCDKAGLSDCSTHGLRKAAASRLAELGCTEFEIMAITGHQTSKEVTRYTKAASQRLRAESALAKLTGTKS, from the coding sequence ATGAAAGTGAGAATCAAGTATGTGGTGGAAGATACCGACCGGCATGGAAGCGTCCGCGTTTACTTGCGCAAGGATGGCCGGAAACTTCGACTGCATGGGCCGCTAGGCTCACCTGACTTCTGGCGCGAATATCATGCCGCACTGAAAGCACCGCCCAAGAAACGGGGCGAAACAAAGACTGTTCCCGGCACGATCCAGAAAGGCACGATGCGTTGGCTGGTGGCCCAATACACGGCGTCGGGAATGTTCAAGCAACTTGGGGCCAAGACTCAGAAGGACCGGCGCGCAACGCTGGAACGCTTCTGCAACAACATCCCCAAGGGTAAGACCTTGCCGGATGGAGAACTGCCATTCGATAAACTGCAACCCAAGCACCTGCGGTTGCGCCGGGATGCGATGGTGGCAACGCCAGAGGCAGCCAACACGATGTTGAAGGCGCTCAAGCAGGTGTTCAAGTTCGCGGTGCTTTACGAGCATTTGGCCGCGAACCCGGCTGCGGGCGTGGAACCGCTCAAATCCAAAGGCGACGGCTATCATAGCTGGACCCTGGAAGAGATTGAGAAGTTCGAGAAGGTTCACCCTATCGGCACAACGGCACGGCTGGCCTTGGCGCTGGCGCTCTACACGGGGCAGCGGCGATCCGATCTGGTGCAGTTCGGCAAACAACACGTCCGCGACGGCTGGTTGACCTTTACGCAGTTCAAGGGACGCGAGAACCGGCCTGTCAGGCTGGAACTGCCGATCATCCCGGAACTGCAACGCATCCTTGACGCATCCCCAACGGGCGATCTGGCCTTTCTGGCGACGGCATACGGCAAGCCCTTCACGGCTGCCGGATTCGGCAACCGGATGCGTGAATGGTGCGACAAGGCTGGGCTGTCGGATTGCTCAACCCACGGGCTGCGCAAGGCTGCCGCATCGCGGCTGGCGGAACTGGGCTGCACCGAATTCGAGATCATGGCTATCACCGGCCACCAGACAAGCAAGGAGGTTACGAGATATACCAAGGCTGCATCGCAAAGGCTTCGCGCGGAGTCCGCGCTGGCAAAGCTGACCGGGACTAAAAGCTGA
- the recJ gene encoding single-stranded-DNA-specific exonuclease RecJ, with amino-acid sequence MTSFLNVERSLTGRRWVGPDDAMTRRAEALAQASALPLPVARILAERGIEAPEAPGFLAPTLRDMLPDPETLRDIGPAAERLVSAATGRERIAIFADYDVDGGASAALLLDWLRQLGHRATLYIPDRIDEGYGPNAPSIAALARDHDLIVCVDCGTLSHDALAAGRGTDIIVLDHHLGAETLPPAMAVVNPNRQDEDGTLGHLCAAGVVFLTLVQAGRVLRKQGAPEPALLPMLDLVALATVADVAPLTGVNRAFVRQGLAIMARRSRPGLAALSDVARLDTAPSSFHLGFVLGPRVNAGGRVGRADLGALCLSATDADEARRLALALDELNRDRRAIEAAVRDEALSQVEARGDTALAWAAGDGWHPGVVGIVAARVKERSGLPAVVIGVEGGIGKGSARSVDGVDLGQAVQRLAAEGLLLKGGGHRMAAGLTVAQEAIPAAMARLAELIGPQMAQRRLLADLRISGLIEPAAATPELLEMIDSAGPFGQAAPAPRFAFSDLILDSASAMGENHLRASFRAAGQKPLEAVAWGAMDGELGPALLTARGRRFHAAGKLELSHWGGRARVRLRLDDVAAL; translated from the coding sequence ATGACCAGTTTCCTGAATGTCGAACGCTCGCTGACCGGACGCCGCTGGGTCGGGCCGGACGACGCCATGACCCGCCGCGCCGAGGCGCTGGCGCAGGCCTCGGCCCTGCCGCTGCCGGTCGCCCGCATCCTCGCCGAGCGCGGGATCGAGGCGCCCGAGGCGCCGGGCTTTCTCGCCCCCACCCTGCGCGACATGCTGCCCGACCCCGAAACGCTGCGCGACATCGGCCCCGCGGCCGAGCGTCTGGTCAGCGCCGCGACAGGCCGCGAACGCATCGCGATCTTTGCCGATTACGACGTCGATGGCGGCGCCTCGGCGGCGCTGCTGCTGGACTGGCTGCGCCAGCTTGGCCACCGCGCGACGCTGTATATCCCCGACCGCATCGACGAGGGCTATGGCCCCAACGCCCCCTCCATCGCGGCGCTGGCCCGCGACCATGACCTGATCGTCTGCGTCGATTGCGGGACGCTGTCGCATGACGCGCTCGCCGCCGGCCGCGGCACCGACATCATCGTGCTGGACCACCATCTGGGCGCCGAGACGCTGCCGCCTGCGATGGCCGTCGTGAACCCGAACCGGCAGGATGAGGACGGCACCCTCGGCCATCTCTGCGCCGCCGGGGTGGTCTTCCTGACGCTGGTGCAGGCCGGGCGCGTGCTGCGCAAACAGGGCGCGCCCGAGCCCGCGCTGCTGCCGATGCTGGATCTGGTGGCGCTGGCGACGGTGGCGGACGTGGCGCCCCTGACCGGCGTCAACCGTGCCTTTGTGCGGCAGGGGCTGGCGATCATGGCGCGGCGCTCGCGTCCGGGGCTGGCGGCGCTGTCCGATGTGGCCCGGCTGGACACCGCGCCATCCAGCTTTCATCTGGGCTTCGTGCTTGGCCCCCGCGTCAATGCCGGGGGGCGGGTCGGCCGCGCTGATCTGGGCGCACTCTGCCTCTCGGCCACCGACGCGGACGAGGCGCGGCGTCTGGCGCTGGCGCTGGACGAGTTGAACCGCGACCGCCGCGCCATCGAGGCCGCCGTCCGCGACGAGGCCCTGTCGCAGGTCGAGGCGCGCGGCGACACCGCGCTCGCCTGGGCCGCAGGCGATGGCTGGCACCCCGGCGTCGTCGGCATCGTCGCAGCGAGGGTCAAGGAGCGCAGCGGCCTGCCCGCCGTGGTGATCGGGGTCGAGGGCGGCATCGGCAAGGGCTCGGCGCGGTCGGTCGACGGGGTCGATCTGGGTCAGGCGGTGCAGCGCCTCGCGGCCGAAGGGCTGCTGCTGAAGGGCGGCGGCCACCGCATGGCCGCGGGCCTGACCGTCGCCCAAGAGGCAATCCCCGCCGCCATGGCGCGTCTGGCCGAGCTGATCGGCCCGCAAATGGCACAGCGCCGCCTGCTGGCCGATCTGCGCATCTCGGGCCTGATCGAACCCGCCGCGGCAACACCCGAACTGCTCGAGATGATCGACTCCGCCGGACCGTTCGGACAGGCCGCCCCGGCCCCGCGTTTTGCGTTTTCGGACCTGATTCTCGACAGCGCCTCGGCGATGGGCGAGAACCACCTGCGCGCCAGCTTCCGCGCCGCCGGTCAAAAGCCGCTGGAAGCGGTGGCCTGGGGCGCGATGGACGGAGAGTTGGGCCCGGCGCTGCTGACCGCCCGAGGCCGCCGCTTTCACGCCGCAGGCAAGCTGGAACTGTCGCATTGGGGCGGCCGCGCCCGCGTCCGCCTGCGCCTTGACGACGTCGCCGCGCTGTAA
- a CDS encoding MipA/OmpV family protein has protein sequence MTRILPQIASPIAALVLAAGLASPAAAQTVLGKGQNKVAVDIGLGGAYSRTYKGSDEFKTRPWLILRDLALGGAGPSRDEGFRLSLNTNMVGPRNEDDDDRLEGLDDISRAYEFGIKATYNMGQTTGYATLRKGFGGHHGLTGEIGGKYRFEAGDRMTLWAGLKAGWGNARYNDTYFGVTDIEAARSDYTEYAPGNGFNSATASIEARYQVNPATAILGEMNFGRIIGDSADSPVVRDRNQPSVKLGIVRTLNFAF, from the coding sequence ATGACCCGCATCCTGCCCCAGATCGCCAGCCCCATTGCCGCCCTCGTTCTCGCCGCCGGGCTTGCCAGCCCTGCCGCCGCGCAGACGGTGCTGGGCAAGGGGCAGAACAAGGTGGCGGTCGATATCGGGTTGGGCGGGGCCTATTCGCGGACCTACAAGGGCTCGGACGAGTTCAAGACCCGGCCCTGGCTGATCCTGCGCGATCTGGCCCTTGGCGGCGCCGGCCCGTCCCGCGACGAAGGGTTCCGGCTGTCGCTGAACACCAATATGGTCGGCCCCCGGAACGAGGATGACGACGACCGGCTGGAGGGCCTCGACGACATCAGCCGCGCCTATGAGTTCGGCATCAAGGCCACCTACAACATGGGCCAGACCACCGGCTATGCCACGCTCCGCAAGGGCTTTGGCGGCCATCACGGGCTGACCGGCGAGATCGGCGGCAAATACCGCTTCGAGGCCGGCGACCGCATGACGCTATGGGCCGGGCTGAAGGCGGGCTGGGGCAATGCGCGCTATAACGATACCTATTTCGGCGTCACCGATATCGAGGCCGCGCGCAGCGACTATACCGAATACGCCCCCGGCAACGGCTTCAACTCGGCCACCGCCAGCATCGAGGCGCGCTATCAGGTCAACCCGGCGACCGCCATTCTGGGCGAGATGAATTTCGGGCGCATCATCGGCGATTCGGCCGACAGCCCGGTGGTGCGCGACCGCAACCAGCCCTCGGTCAAGCTGGGCATCGTGCGAACGCTGAACTTCGCCTTCTGA